The following are encoded in a window of Coregonus clupeaformis isolate EN_2021a chromosome 22, ASM2061545v1, whole genome shotgun sequence genomic DNA:
- the gab1 gene encoding GRB2-associated-binding protein 1 isoform X8 — protein sequence MSGGDVVCSGWLRKSPPEKKLRRYAWKKRWFVLRSGRLSGDPDVLEYYKNDHAKKPIRVIDLNLCEQVDAGLTFNKKDLEHSFIFDIKTIDRVFYLVADTEDDMNKWVRCICDICGFNPTDDEAAKAAHQAGSGGSVVDTPPHPGLGVLGGPPAMLTNVPPPYQPVSVRHLDSESSLDEPQDYLWLVNCESKKPEPNRAHAECSKSTSSETDLNDNVPAHRTPTSTSSSSSKHANGFFFSVPPPHPASASSIYDSPPSRGASLSTDLSSGLYQLPRSYSQDTVLLPKSASTSSPPIPVDGDAPELYVFNTPSRKPSMETQMRNLSVSYDIPPTPGSNCTYQVPRGPPSGGSEGGDVMPPPRPPKPSLNSLTSGHPPPPAERSPTDTYCVPRSMSETDGNYCVPTSAGSKALRSNTIGTMDSSRLRKDLVSQDCYDIPRSFPSDKSCSFDFNESFNSYLKNKGMMPVGSQSMEEVDQNYVPMNANSPSHHRSGSLSGCEPIMEPNYVPMTPGPGTLEFSLGKQVPPPAHMGFRSSPKTPPRRPMLISDCQPPPVDRNLKPDRKGQSPKIIRAKGVGLERTDSQTVGEFPRRRKAKPAPLEIKPLPEWEDSSAPVRSPVTRSFARDPSRFPMPPRPPSVHSTASSTDSEDCDENYVAMVSKADELNMKRGAPMTADGGSSPMVKPKGDKQVEYLDLDLDPGKSTPPRKKKSNGIGLAVSDERVDYVVVDQQRTQALKSTREAWNDGRQSTETDTSTKGPK from the exons gcatGGAAGAAGCGGTGGTTTGTTCTCCGCAGCGGCCGTCTCTCGGGCGACCCAGACGTGCTGGAATACTACAAGAATGACCACGCCAAGAAGCCCATCCGCGTGATCGACCTCAACCTGTGTGAACAG GTGGACGCAGGGCTCACGTTCAACAAGAAGGACCTGGAGCACAGCTTCATCTTCGACATCAAGACCATCGACCGCGTCTTCTACCTGGTGGCCGACACGGAGGACGACATGAACAAGTGGGTCCGCTGCATCTGTGACATCTGCGGCTTCAACCCCACAGACGACG AAGCGGCGAAGGCTGCCCACCAGGCGGGCAGCGGTGGCTCAGTGGTGGACACACCCCCTCACCCGGGGTTGGGCGTGCTGGGGGGTCCTCCGGCCATGCTGACCAACGTGCCCCCTCCCTACCAGCCAGTCAGCGTGCGCCACTTGGACTCAGAGTCCAGCCTGGATGAACCCCAGGACTACCTGTGGCTGGTCAACTGTGAGAGCAAGAAGCCAGAGCCCAACAG AGCCCACGCCGAGTGTTCCAAGTCGACCTCGTCGGAGACGGACCTGAACGACAACGTCCCTGCCCACCGCACGCCAACCTCCActagctcctcctcctccaagcaCGCCAACGGCTTCTTCTTCTCTGTCCCGCCCCCTCACCCCGCCTCCGCCTCCTCCATCTACGACTCCCCGCCCTCCCGCGGCGCCTCCCTCTCCACCGACCTCTCCTCTGGCCTCTACCAACTCCCCCGCTCCTATTCCCAGGACACCGTGCTCCTCCCCAAGTCGGCCTCCACCTCCTCGCCCCCCATCCCAGTCGACGGCGACGCCCCGGAGCTCTACGTCTTCAACACGCCCTCGCGGAAGCCCTCCATGGAGACTCAGATGAGGAACCTGTCGGTTAGCTACGATATTCCTCCCACACCAGGCAGTAACTGTACCTATCAGGTGCCTCGAGGTCCACCAAGTGGTGGGTCTGAGGGTGGTGACGTGATGCCTCCCCCCCGGCCCCCCAAGCCTTCACTCAACTCCCTGACCTCTGGGCACCCGCCGCCCCCCGCGGAGCGCTCGCCCACGGACACGTACTGCGTGCCGCGCTCGATGTCGGAGACGGACGGGAACTACTGCGTGCCCACCAGCGCCGGGAGCAAGGCCCTGCGGAGCAACACCATCGGCACCATGGACTCATCACGCCTCAGGAAAG ATCTTGTGTCCCAGGACTGTTACGATATCCCCAGGTCGTTTCCCTCTGACAAGAGCTGCTCGTTTGACTTCAACGAAAGCTTCAACAGCTACTTG AAAAACAAAGGCATGATGCCAGTGGGCagccagtccatggaggaagttGACCAGAACTACGTACCCATGAACGCAAACTCCCCGTCCCACCACCGCTCCGGCAGCCTGTCGGGCTGTGAACCCATCATGGAACCCAACTATGTACCCATGACCCCGGGCCCGGGCACGTTAGAGTTCTCCCTGGGCAAGCAGGTTCCCCCGCCGGCCCACATGGGGTTTCGCTCAAGCCCCAAGACCCCACCCCGCAGGCCCATGCTCATCAGCGATTGTCAGCCCCCGCCCGTGGACCGCAACCTCAAACCGGACCGCAaag GTCAGAGTCCTAAAATAATAAGAGCAAAGGGTGTTGGTTTAGAGCGAACCGACTCTCAGACCGTAGGGGAGTTCCCAAGACGACGCAAGG CCAAGCCCGCCCCTTTGGAGATCAAGCCCCTACCTGAGTGGGAGGATTCATCTGCGCCCGTCCGCTCGCCTGTCACCAGGTCATTCGCTCGGGA TCCCTCCAGGTTCCCCATGCCTCCCAGGCCTCCCTCGGTGCATAGCACCGCCTCCAGCACCGACTCCGAGGACTGTGATGAGAATTATGTAGCCATGGTCTCTAAGGCAGATGAACTA AACATGAAGCGGGGTGCGCCCATGACGGCGGACGGGGGGAGCAGCCCAATGGTGAAGCCCAAAGGAGACAAGCAGGTGGAGTACCTGGACCTAGACCTGGACCCCGGCAAGTCCACCCCACCACGGAAG AAGAAGAGTAATGGGATTGGTCTGGCGGTGTCAGATGAGCGGGTGGACTACGTAGTGGTGGACCAGCAGCGGACGCAGGCCCTCAAGAGCACCCGGGAGGCCTGGAACGACGGACGCCAGTCCACAGAGACAGACACCTCCACCAAAGGGCCCAAGTGA
- the gab1 gene encoding GRB2-associated-binding protein 1 isoform X2, with protein sequence MSGGDVVCSGWLRKSPPEKKLRRYAWKKRWFVLRSGRLSGDPDVLEYYKNDHAKKPIRVIDLNLCEQVDAGLTFNKKDLEHSFIFDIKTIDRVFYLVADTEDDMNKWVRCICDICGFNPTDDEAAKAAHQAGSGGSVVDTPPHPGLGVLGGPPAMLTNVPPPYQPVSVRHLDSESSLDEPQDYLWLVNCESKKPEPNSSVTPLPPTPLPPSEGDQEYLLLGECESKGAPSPPQVNQAHAECSKSTSSETDLNDNVPAHRTPTSTSSSSSKHANGFFFSVPPPHPASASSIYDSPPSRGASLSTDLSSGLYQLPRSYSQDTVLLPKSASTSSPPIPVDGDAPELYVFNTPSRKPSMETQMRNLSVSYDIPPTPGSNCTYQVPRGPPSGGSEGGDVMPPPRPPKPSLNSLTSGHPPPPAERSPTDTYCVPRSMSETDGNYCVPTSAGSKALRSNTIGTMDSSRLRKDLVSQDCYDIPRSFPSDKSCSFDFNESFNSYLPTSLSAPPPLQKNKGMMPVGSQSMEEVDQNYVPMNANSPSHHRSGSLSGCEPIMEPNYVPMTPGPGTLEFSLGKQVPPPAHMGFRSSPKTPPRRPMLISDCQPPPVDRNLKPDRKGQSPKIIRAKGVGLERTDSQTVGEFPRRRKAKPAPLEIKPLPEWEDSSAPVRSPVTRSFARDPSRFPMPPRPPSVHSTASSTDSEDCDENYVAMVSKADELNMKRGAPMTADGGSSPMVKPKGDKQVEYLDLDLDPGKSTPPRKKSNGIGLAVSDERVDYVVVDQQRTQALKSTREAWNDGRQSTETDTSTKGPK encoded by the exons gcatGGAAGAAGCGGTGGTTTGTTCTCCGCAGCGGCCGTCTCTCGGGCGACCCAGACGTGCTGGAATACTACAAGAATGACCACGCCAAGAAGCCCATCCGCGTGATCGACCTCAACCTGTGTGAACAG GTGGACGCAGGGCTCACGTTCAACAAGAAGGACCTGGAGCACAGCTTCATCTTCGACATCAAGACCATCGACCGCGTCTTCTACCTGGTGGCCGACACGGAGGACGACATGAACAAGTGGGTCCGCTGCATCTGTGACATCTGCGGCTTCAACCCCACAGACGACG AAGCGGCGAAGGCTGCCCACCAGGCGGGCAGCGGTGGCTCAGTGGTGGACACACCCCCTCACCCGGGGTTGGGCGTGCTGGGGGGTCCTCCGGCCATGCTGACCAACGTGCCCCCTCCCTACCAGCCAGTCAGCGTGCGCCACTTGGACTCAGAGTCCAGCCTGGATGAACCCCAGGACTACCTGTGGCTGGTCAACTGTGAGAGCAAGAAGCCAGAGCCCAACAG CTCTGTgactcctctccctcctactcctctccccccctccgaGGGGGACCAGGAGTACCTCCTTCTGGGGGAGTGTGAGAGCAAaggggctccttctcctcctcaggTTAATCA AGCCCACGCCGAGTGTTCCAAGTCGACCTCGTCGGAGACGGACCTGAACGACAACGTCCCTGCCCACCGCACGCCAACCTCCActagctcctcctcctccaagcaCGCCAACGGCTTCTTCTTCTCTGTCCCGCCCCCTCACCCCGCCTCCGCCTCCTCCATCTACGACTCCCCGCCCTCCCGCGGCGCCTCCCTCTCCACCGACCTCTCCTCTGGCCTCTACCAACTCCCCCGCTCCTATTCCCAGGACACCGTGCTCCTCCCCAAGTCGGCCTCCACCTCCTCGCCCCCCATCCCAGTCGACGGCGACGCCCCGGAGCTCTACGTCTTCAACACGCCCTCGCGGAAGCCCTCCATGGAGACTCAGATGAGGAACCTGTCGGTTAGCTACGATATTCCTCCCACACCAGGCAGTAACTGTACCTATCAGGTGCCTCGAGGTCCACCAAGTGGTGGGTCTGAGGGTGGTGACGTGATGCCTCCCCCCCGGCCCCCCAAGCCTTCACTCAACTCCCTGACCTCTGGGCACCCGCCGCCCCCCGCGGAGCGCTCGCCCACGGACACGTACTGCGTGCCGCGCTCGATGTCGGAGACGGACGGGAACTACTGCGTGCCCACCAGCGCCGGGAGCAAGGCCCTGCGGAGCAACACCATCGGCACCATGGACTCATCACGCCTCAGGAAAG ATCTTGTGTCCCAGGACTGTTACGATATCCCCAGGTCGTTTCCCTCTGACAAGAGCTGCTCGTTTGACTTCAACGAAAGCTTCAACAGCTACTTG cctacctctctctctgccccccctccccTTCAGAAAAACAAAGGCATGATGCCAGTGGGCagccagtccatggaggaagttGACCAGAACTACGTACCCATGAACGCAAACTCCCCGTCCCACCACCGCTCCGGCAGCCTGTCGGGCTGTGAACCCATCATGGAACCCAACTATGTACCCATGACCCCGGGCCCGGGCACGTTAGAGTTCTCCCTGGGCAAGCAGGTTCCCCCGCCGGCCCACATGGGGTTTCGCTCAAGCCCCAAGACCCCACCCCGCAGGCCCATGCTCATCAGCGATTGTCAGCCCCCGCCCGTGGACCGCAACCTCAAACCGGACCGCAaag GTCAGAGTCCTAAAATAATAAGAGCAAAGGGTGTTGGTTTAGAGCGAACCGACTCTCAGACCGTAGGGGAGTTCCCAAGACGACGCAAGG CCAAGCCCGCCCCTTTGGAGATCAAGCCCCTACCTGAGTGGGAGGATTCATCTGCGCCCGTCCGCTCGCCTGTCACCAGGTCATTCGCTCGGGA TCCCTCCAGGTTCCCCATGCCTCCCAGGCCTCCCTCGGTGCATAGCACCGCCTCCAGCACCGACTCCGAGGACTGTGATGAGAATTATGTAGCCATGGTCTCTAAGGCAGATGAACTA AACATGAAGCGGGGTGCGCCCATGACGGCGGACGGGGGGAGCAGCCCAATGGTGAAGCCCAAAGGAGACAAGCAGGTGGAGTACCTGGACCTAGACCTGGACCCCGGCAAGTCCACCCCACCACGGAAG AAGAGTAATGGGATTGGTCTGGCGGTGTCAGATGAGCGGGTGGACTACGTAGTGGTGGACCAGCAGCGGACGCAGGCCCTCAAGAGCACCCGGGAGGCCTGGAACGACGGACGCCAGTCCACAGAGACAGACACCTCCACCAAAGGGCCCAAGTGA
- the gab1 gene encoding GRB2-associated-binding protein 1 isoform X9, with amino-acid sequence MSGGDVVCSGWLRKSPPEKKLRRYAWKKRWFVLRSGRLSGDPDVLEYYKNDHAKKPIRVIDLNLCEQVDAGLTFNKKDLEHSFIFDIKTIDRVFYLVADTEDDMNKWVRCICDICGFNPTDDEAAKAAHQAGSGGSVVDTPPHPGLGVLGGPPAMLTNVPPPYQPVSVRHLDSESSLDEPQDYLWLVNCESKKPEPNRAHAECSKSTSSETDLNDNVPAHRTPTSTSSSSSKHANGFFFSVPPPHPASASSIYDSPPSRGASLSTDLSSGLYQLPRSYSQDTVLLPKSASTSSPPIPVDGDAPELYVFNTPSRKPSMETQMRNLSVSYDIPPTPGSNCTYQVPRGPPSGGSEGGDVMPPPRPPKPSLNSLTSGHPPPPAERSPTDTYCVPRSMSETDGNYCVPTSAGSKALRSNTIGTMDSSRLRKDLVSQDCYDIPRSFPSDKSCSFDFNESFNSYLKNKGMMPVGSQSMEEVDQNYVPMNANSPSHHRSGSLSGCEPIMEPNYVPMTPGPGTLEFSLGKQVPPPAHMGFRSSPKTPPRRPMLISDCQPPPVDRNLKPDRKAKPAPLEIKPLPEWEDSSAPVRSPVTRSFARDPSRFPMPPRPPSVHSTASSTDSEDCDENYVAMVSKADELNMKRGAPMTADGGSSPMVKPKGDKQVEYLDLDLDPGKSTPPRKKKSNGIGLAVSDERVDYVVVDQQRTQALKSTREAWNDGRQSTETDTSTKGPK; translated from the exons gcatGGAAGAAGCGGTGGTTTGTTCTCCGCAGCGGCCGTCTCTCGGGCGACCCAGACGTGCTGGAATACTACAAGAATGACCACGCCAAGAAGCCCATCCGCGTGATCGACCTCAACCTGTGTGAACAG GTGGACGCAGGGCTCACGTTCAACAAGAAGGACCTGGAGCACAGCTTCATCTTCGACATCAAGACCATCGACCGCGTCTTCTACCTGGTGGCCGACACGGAGGACGACATGAACAAGTGGGTCCGCTGCATCTGTGACATCTGCGGCTTCAACCCCACAGACGACG AAGCGGCGAAGGCTGCCCACCAGGCGGGCAGCGGTGGCTCAGTGGTGGACACACCCCCTCACCCGGGGTTGGGCGTGCTGGGGGGTCCTCCGGCCATGCTGACCAACGTGCCCCCTCCCTACCAGCCAGTCAGCGTGCGCCACTTGGACTCAGAGTCCAGCCTGGATGAACCCCAGGACTACCTGTGGCTGGTCAACTGTGAGAGCAAGAAGCCAGAGCCCAACAG AGCCCACGCCGAGTGTTCCAAGTCGACCTCGTCGGAGACGGACCTGAACGACAACGTCCCTGCCCACCGCACGCCAACCTCCActagctcctcctcctccaagcaCGCCAACGGCTTCTTCTTCTCTGTCCCGCCCCCTCACCCCGCCTCCGCCTCCTCCATCTACGACTCCCCGCCCTCCCGCGGCGCCTCCCTCTCCACCGACCTCTCCTCTGGCCTCTACCAACTCCCCCGCTCCTATTCCCAGGACACCGTGCTCCTCCCCAAGTCGGCCTCCACCTCCTCGCCCCCCATCCCAGTCGACGGCGACGCCCCGGAGCTCTACGTCTTCAACACGCCCTCGCGGAAGCCCTCCATGGAGACTCAGATGAGGAACCTGTCGGTTAGCTACGATATTCCTCCCACACCAGGCAGTAACTGTACCTATCAGGTGCCTCGAGGTCCACCAAGTGGTGGGTCTGAGGGTGGTGACGTGATGCCTCCCCCCCGGCCCCCCAAGCCTTCACTCAACTCCCTGACCTCTGGGCACCCGCCGCCCCCCGCGGAGCGCTCGCCCACGGACACGTACTGCGTGCCGCGCTCGATGTCGGAGACGGACGGGAACTACTGCGTGCCCACCAGCGCCGGGAGCAAGGCCCTGCGGAGCAACACCATCGGCACCATGGACTCATCACGCCTCAGGAAAG ATCTTGTGTCCCAGGACTGTTACGATATCCCCAGGTCGTTTCCCTCTGACAAGAGCTGCTCGTTTGACTTCAACGAAAGCTTCAACAGCTACTTG AAAAACAAAGGCATGATGCCAGTGGGCagccagtccatggaggaagttGACCAGAACTACGTACCCATGAACGCAAACTCCCCGTCCCACCACCGCTCCGGCAGCCTGTCGGGCTGTGAACCCATCATGGAACCCAACTATGTACCCATGACCCCGGGCCCGGGCACGTTAGAGTTCTCCCTGGGCAAGCAGGTTCCCCCGCCGGCCCACATGGGGTTTCGCTCAAGCCCCAAGACCCCACCCCGCAGGCCCATGCTCATCAGCGATTGTCAGCCCCCGCCCGTGGACCGCAACCTCAAACCGGACCGCAaag CCAAGCCCGCCCCTTTGGAGATCAAGCCCCTACCTGAGTGGGAGGATTCATCTGCGCCCGTCCGCTCGCCTGTCACCAGGTCATTCGCTCGGGA TCCCTCCAGGTTCCCCATGCCTCCCAGGCCTCCCTCGGTGCATAGCACCGCCTCCAGCACCGACTCCGAGGACTGTGATGAGAATTATGTAGCCATGGTCTCTAAGGCAGATGAACTA AACATGAAGCGGGGTGCGCCCATGACGGCGGACGGGGGGAGCAGCCCAATGGTGAAGCCCAAAGGAGACAAGCAGGTGGAGTACCTGGACCTAGACCTGGACCCCGGCAAGTCCACCCCACCACGGAAG AAGAAGAGTAATGGGATTGGTCTGGCGGTGTCAGATGAGCGGGTGGACTACGTAGTGGTGGACCAGCAGCGGACGCAGGCCCTCAAGAGCACCCGGGAGGCCTGGAACGACGGACGCCAGTCCACAGAGACAGACACCTCCACCAAAGGGCCCAAGTGA
- the gab1 gene encoding GRB2-associated-binding protein 1 isoform X4 yields MSGGDVVCSGWLRKSPPEKKLRRYAWKKRWFVLRSGRLSGDPDVLEYYKNDHAKKPIRVIDLNLCEQVDAGLTFNKKDLEHSFIFDIKTIDRVFYLVADTEDDMNKWVRCICDICGFNPTDDEAAKAAHQAGSGGSVVDTPPHPGLGVLGGPPAMLTNVPPPYQPVSVRHLDSESSLDEPQDYLWLVNCESKKPEPNSSVTPLPPTPLPPSEGDQEYLLLGECESKGAPSPPQVNQAHAECSKSTSSETDLNDNVPAHRTPTSTSSSSSKHANGFFFSVPPPHPASASSIYDSPPSRGASLSTDLSSGLYQLPRSYSQDTVLLPKSASTSSPPIPVDGDAPELYVFNTPSRKPSMETQMRNLSVSYDIPPTPGSNCTYQVPRGPPSGGSEGGDVMPPPRPPKPSLNSLTSGHPPPPAERSPTDTYCVPRSMSETDGNYCVPTSAGSKALRSNTIGTMDSSRLRKDLVSQDCYDIPRSFPSDKSCSFDFNESFNSYLPTSLSAPPPLQKNKGMMPVGSQSMEEVDQNYVPMNANSPSHHRSGSLSGCEPIMEPNYVPMTPGPGTLEFSLGKQVPPPAHMGFRSSPKTPPRRPMLISDCQPPPVDRNLKPDRKGQSPKIIRAKGVGLERTDSQTVGEFPRRRKAKPAPLEIKPLPEWEDSSAPVRSPVTRSFAREEESFYCTVPITPVKREMEGLDTVEENMKRGAPMTADGGSSPMVKPKGDKQVEYLDLDLDPGKSTPPRKKKSNGIGLAVSDERVDYVVVDQQRTQALKSTREAWNDGRQSTETDTSTKGPK; encoded by the exons gcatGGAAGAAGCGGTGGTTTGTTCTCCGCAGCGGCCGTCTCTCGGGCGACCCAGACGTGCTGGAATACTACAAGAATGACCACGCCAAGAAGCCCATCCGCGTGATCGACCTCAACCTGTGTGAACAG GTGGACGCAGGGCTCACGTTCAACAAGAAGGACCTGGAGCACAGCTTCATCTTCGACATCAAGACCATCGACCGCGTCTTCTACCTGGTGGCCGACACGGAGGACGACATGAACAAGTGGGTCCGCTGCATCTGTGACATCTGCGGCTTCAACCCCACAGACGACG AAGCGGCGAAGGCTGCCCACCAGGCGGGCAGCGGTGGCTCAGTGGTGGACACACCCCCTCACCCGGGGTTGGGCGTGCTGGGGGGTCCTCCGGCCATGCTGACCAACGTGCCCCCTCCCTACCAGCCAGTCAGCGTGCGCCACTTGGACTCAGAGTCCAGCCTGGATGAACCCCAGGACTACCTGTGGCTGGTCAACTGTGAGAGCAAGAAGCCAGAGCCCAACAG CTCTGTgactcctctccctcctactcctctccccccctccgaGGGGGACCAGGAGTACCTCCTTCTGGGGGAGTGTGAGAGCAAaggggctccttctcctcctcaggTTAATCA AGCCCACGCCGAGTGTTCCAAGTCGACCTCGTCGGAGACGGACCTGAACGACAACGTCCCTGCCCACCGCACGCCAACCTCCActagctcctcctcctccaagcaCGCCAACGGCTTCTTCTTCTCTGTCCCGCCCCCTCACCCCGCCTCCGCCTCCTCCATCTACGACTCCCCGCCCTCCCGCGGCGCCTCCCTCTCCACCGACCTCTCCTCTGGCCTCTACCAACTCCCCCGCTCCTATTCCCAGGACACCGTGCTCCTCCCCAAGTCGGCCTCCACCTCCTCGCCCCCCATCCCAGTCGACGGCGACGCCCCGGAGCTCTACGTCTTCAACACGCCCTCGCGGAAGCCCTCCATGGAGACTCAGATGAGGAACCTGTCGGTTAGCTACGATATTCCTCCCACACCAGGCAGTAACTGTACCTATCAGGTGCCTCGAGGTCCACCAAGTGGTGGGTCTGAGGGTGGTGACGTGATGCCTCCCCCCCGGCCCCCCAAGCCTTCACTCAACTCCCTGACCTCTGGGCACCCGCCGCCCCCCGCGGAGCGCTCGCCCACGGACACGTACTGCGTGCCGCGCTCGATGTCGGAGACGGACGGGAACTACTGCGTGCCCACCAGCGCCGGGAGCAAGGCCCTGCGGAGCAACACCATCGGCACCATGGACTCATCACGCCTCAGGAAAG ATCTTGTGTCCCAGGACTGTTACGATATCCCCAGGTCGTTTCCCTCTGACAAGAGCTGCTCGTTTGACTTCAACGAAAGCTTCAACAGCTACTTG cctacctctctctctgccccccctccccTTCAGAAAAACAAAGGCATGATGCCAGTGGGCagccagtccatggaggaagttGACCAGAACTACGTACCCATGAACGCAAACTCCCCGTCCCACCACCGCTCCGGCAGCCTGTCGGGCTGTGAACCCATCATGGAACCCAACTATGTACCCATGACCCCGGGCCCGGGCACGTTAGAGTTCTCCCTGGGCAAGCAGGTTCCCCCGCCGGCCCACATGGGGTTTCGCTCAAGCCCCAAGACCCCACCCCGCAGGCCCATGCTCATCAGCGATTGTCAGCCCCCGCCCGTGGACCGCAACCTCAAACCGGACCGCAaag GTCAGAGTCCTAAAATAATAAGAGCAAAGGGTGTTGGTTTAGAGCGAACCGACTCTCAGACCGTAGGGGAGTTCCCAAGACGACGCAAGG CCAAGCCCGCCCCTTTGGAGATCAAGCCCCTACCTGAGTGGGAGGATTCATCTGCGCCCGTCCGCTCGCCTGTCACCAGGTCATTCGCTCGGGA AGAGGAGTCCTTCTACTGCACTGTCCCCATCACCCCTGttaagagggagatggagggccTTGACACCGTAGAGGAG AACATGAAGCGGGGTGCGCCCATGACGGCGGACGGGGGGAGCAGCCCAATGGTGAAGCCCAAAGGAGACAAGCAGGTGGAGTACCTGGACCTAGACCTGGACCCCGGCAAGTCCACCCCACCACGGAAG AAGAAGAGTAATGGGATTGGTCTGGCGGTGTCAGATGAGCGGGTGGACTACGTAGTGGTGGACCAGCAGCGGACGCAGGCCCTCAAGAGCACCCGGGAGGCCTGGAACGACGGACGCCAGTCCACAGAGACAGACACCTCCACCAAAGGGCCCAAGTGA